One Bombus fervidus isolate BK054 chromosome 2, iyBomFerv1, whole genome shotgun sequence DNA segment encodes these proteins:
- the LOC139998054 gene encoding importin-4, with protein sequence MEEILQKLLVADNTSIQQGTAELREAFKKPESIAALCQLILSSTNSQMRQYAAILLRKRYTKGKHWLKLPEHIRNEFRTVILQALVNEPEKMVKNAIAQLIGIILKHELPNDGWVEVVQFVRQLILSEDLVNKELGTYTLSIITEIAPQAYCEYGPVFVLILGETLKSLPDFGNPIAYYILKSLQYLVPLTKTNHMTRDIYNQIMPRIVTTIQSLTISHEDKAIQCFELLEELYNNAYYVIMPELQALVNMCLVIAGNKALDDTLRVKALGFIACIVKIKKKSIVRCKLVEPILDVLFNLMSSRPKDDNDEVYFSGDNEDNTPVTCATQTLDLLALNLPPEKLIPQMLQYIEPSLQGTDIYAKKASYLAMAVLAEGCSEYIRTKYLESFLRCTCQGISDPIPVVRNAALFALGQFSEHLQPNISQYSSELLPVLFEYLGQICAHIKQEKKEPPSVDRMFYALEMFCENLNDSLLPYLPTLMERLLEILRVDTPVHVTELALSAIGSAAMASKEHMLPYFEKIITIIDNYLSEKQVEETMCLQVQAVDTLGVFARTIGDKNFAPLTGRSLNFGMKLLKETEDPDLKKSIYGLFASISTIMKEEMAGALPEIIEHLITSIQSSEGIVTHFKEDETSAFPVYEDLSDNENENDEEDIESTDSEDDDDDVAGYSVENSYIEEKEEAILALKEIAENTGEAFLPYLEKSFEETFKLINYPQEHIRKAVIDAILQFCFNLSDINTNEGKQALLKALSVFIPKLSELIRLGDERTVAISGLDAYAELLKEIKSDVLIGEGHKEAIMNCVTDIMLGETKCQAEEEDEDEEVLEELEFRIEAEQDELLIEYAGDVFCNFGKVIPPEDFGHYFQTVLPMFLERLKNNRSEAQRSFAVGTISECFTALKQQTSNFIHILLPTFLKLVDDSNAEVRNNAIYGIGELAFHSNAYMHFPDILTVLSNAIYKESHAGARDNIAGAIARLIIVNYMNVPLDHVFPIFVKQLPLKEDFEENKAVFRSILTLYQAGHPILRSYMGVLLKVAVSVLHENRTTDNEAKSTVMEFVKSAQRDFPDEWNSVFVELSAEVATNIQYILS encoded by the exons ATGGAGGAGATATTACAAAAGTTACTTGTAGCGGATAACACATCTATTCAGCAG GGAACTGCAGAACTTAGAGAAGCTTTCAAGAAACCAGAAAGTATAGCAGCATTATGTCAACTTATTCTTTCATCAACAAATTCACag ATGAGACAATATGCAGCTATATTGCTAAGGAAGCGTTACACTAAAGGGAAACATTGGTTGAAATTACCAGAACATATACGCAATGAATTTAGGACAGTAATTTTGCAG gcATTAGTTAACGAACCAGAAAAAATGGTAAAGAATGCAATTGCACAGTTGATAGGCATAATTCTAAAACATGAATTGCCTAATGATGGATGGGTAGAAGTTGTGCAATTTGTAAGGCAACTGATTCTTAGTGAAGATTTAGTGAATAAAGAG tTGGGAACATATACTTTGTCAATTATAACTGAAATTGCACCTCAAGCCTATTGTGAATATGGTCCAGTATTCGTACTTATTTTAGGagaaacattaaaaagttTACCAGATTTTGGAAATCCTATagcatattatattttaaaatcattgcAGTATCTTGTTCCCCTAACTAAAACCAATCATATG aCGCGAGATATTTATAATCAAATAATGCCAAGAATAGTGACCACAATTCAATCTCTTACTATTTCTCACGAAGATAAAGCTATTCAATGTTTTGAATTATTAGAGgaattatataacaatgcaTATTATGTGATAATGCCAGAGTTACAAGCTCTTGTTAATATGTGCCTTGTTATTGCTGGTAACAAAGCATTAGATGATACCCTCAGAGTTAAAGCACTTGGTTTTATTGCTTGTatagttaaaataaaaaagaaatccaTAGTCAGATGTAAACTTGTTGAACCAATTTTAG aTGTGCTATTTAATCTTATGTCCTCACGACCTAAGGATGACAATGATGAGGTTTACTTCAGTGGTGATAATGAAGACAATACTCCTGTAACATGTGCTACTCAAACTTTAGATTTACTTGCACTTAATTTACCCCCAGAGAAGCTAATTCCACAAATG ttgCAATACATAGAACCTAGTCTGCAAGGTACAGATATATATGCAAAGAAAGCATCATACTTAGCAATGGCGGTATTAGCAGAAGGTTGTTCAGAATATATCCGCACTAAATATCTCGAATCCTTCTTACGTTGCACTTGTCAAGGAATTAGTGATCCCATTCCGGTAGTGCGTAATGCTGCACTCTTTGCCCTTGGGCAATTTTCCGAACACTTACAGCCAAATATTTCTCAGTACTCATCCGAATTATTACCAgtattatttgaatatcttgGTCAAATATGTGCGCATATTAagcaagaaaagaaagaaccaCCTTCGGTTGATCGTATGTTTTATGCATTGGAAATGTTTTGTGAAAATTTGAATGACAGTCTTTTACCGTATTTGCCAACTTTAATGGAAAGACTCCTTGAAATTTTGCGTGTGGATACTCCCGTCCACGTTACAGAACTTGCCCTGAGCGCCATAGGTTCAGCTGCTATGGCGAGTAAAGAGCACATGCTAccatattttgaaaaaatcattactattatcgataattatcTTTCAGAAAAACAAGTAGAAGAAACTATGTGTCTTCAAGTGCAAGCAGTTG ATACTCTTGGAGTATTCGCAAGAACAATAGGTGATAAAAATTTTGCACCTTTGACTGGTAGGTCGCTTAACTTTGGAATGAAGTTAttgaaagaaacagaagatcCGGATTTGAAAAAGTCAATTTATGGATTGTTTGCATCAATTAGTACGataatgaaagaagaaatggcAGGTGCTTTACCAGAAATCATTGAGCACTTGATTACAAGCATACAAAGTTCAGAAGGCATAGTG ACTCATTTTAAGGAGGACGAAACTTCTGCCTTCCCAGTTTATGAAGACCTTAGtgataatgaaaatgaaaatgatgaaGAAGATATTGAAAGCACAGATAGTGAAGATGATGACGACGATGTGGCGGGTTATAGTGTTGAGAATTCATAcattgaagaaaaagaagaagcaatTCTAGCCTTAAAAGAAATTGCGGAAAATACAgg agAAGCGTTTCTGCCATATCTTGAAAAATCTTTTGAGGAAACAttcaaattaatcaattatcCACAAGAACATATTCGTAAAGCTGTCATTGATGCCATTCTACAGTTTTGTTTTAATCTTTCAGATATTAATACTAACGAAGGAAAACAAGCATTATTAAAAGCTCTTTCTGTATTTATTCCAAAATTATCTGAATTGATAAGGTTAGGTGATGAACGAACAGTAGCTATTAGTGGCTTAGATGCTTATGCAGAACttctgaaagaaataaaatcagATGTTCTTATCGGAGAAGGTCATAAAGAGGCTATTATGAATTGTGTCACTGATATCATGTTAG GAGAAACGAAATGTCAAGctgaagaagaagacgaagatgaAGAAGTATTAGAAGAATTAGAATTTAGAATTGAAGCTGAACaggatgaattattaattgaatatgCGGGtgatgtattttgtaattttggaaAAGTAATCCCACCAGAAGATTTTGGGCATTATTTTCAAACTGTGTTGCCGATGTTCTTAGAAAGATTG AAAAACAACAGATCAGAAGCCCAAAGATCTTTTGCAGTTGGTACAATCTCAGAATGTTTTACAGCCCTTAAACAACAAACATCTAATTTCATACATATCCTGCTTCCTACATTTTTGAAACTTGTAGATGATTCAAACGCTGAAGTTCGAAATAATGCAATATATGGAATTGGCGAACTTGCATTTCATAGCAATGCTTATAT GCATTTTCCCGATATTTTAACAGTTTTGTCAAATGCGATTTATAAAGAGTCACATGCAGGAGCACGTGATAATATAGCTGGAGCAATTGCACGGCTTATCATCGTTAATTATATGAACGTGCCACTTGATCacgtatttccaatttttgttAAGCAGTTGCCACTAAAAGAAGATTTTGAAGAGAATAAGGCGGTTTTTAGAAGTATATTAACATTATATCAGGCTGGTCATCCCATTTTACGATCATACATGGGAGTATTACTCAAAGTTGCAGTCAGTGTATTACATGAAAATAGAACTACAGATAATG AAGCGAAAAGTACTGTTATGGAGTTCGTTAAATCTGCCCAGCGGGACTTTCCAGATGAATGGAATTCCGTGTTTGTCGAACTTTCAGCGGAAGTTGCCACGAACATTCAGTATATATTGTCTTAG